Genomic DNA from Pseudomonas fitomaticsae:
TACTCCACGCGACACGGTCGCCACCCTGATCGGCCAGGTGAAAGCCATGCGCAGCGACATGCTCGGTTTGAAGAAACACAACGATTCCTTGTTGACGGAGAACAATCGCCTGCGCGAGCGGGAAAACAGTGTCGACTCACGTATCCAGACCGCACTGGGCAGCGTAACGCAGCAGGTCGACGAAGGCCGCCGACAAGCCAACGAGGCCCGACTCAAAGCAGAACAAGACAGTCGTCAGGCTCGCGGTCTGCTGACGCAATTGCAGGAGCAGTTGTCGGGGCTGACCGGCAAAGACAAGGATATGCCGATCGGACTGGGGCTTGAGCCGAACGACGGTGCCCAGTTCGAAGGGCAGCACTCTACCAATGATGCACTGCAGTGGATTGAGCCCTCGGATGCTCTGCCCACCACCCCCCAGGGCAAAACCAAGACCGCGGCCGACCTGAGTCTGCCTACTGCCTTCAACTCACTGGAGGGTTTGAAGGACAATGCCATCGACCGCAGCCAGAAGCAGTTACGCGAGGCCACCAAGGGTGAGCGTGACCTTTCGCGATCCGCTGACCGTACCGAAGATGCGAAGCCGATCTACACCATTCCGGAAAACGCGACATTGATGGGTTCGGTCGCCATGACTGCGTTGATCGGCCGAGTCCCAGTGGACGGCACCGTGAATGATCCCTACCCCTTCAAGGTGCTGGTTGGTCCAGAGAACCTGACCGCCAACGGCATCGATCTGCCGGATGTTGCGGGCGCTGTAATGAGCGGCACCGCGTCCGGTGACTGGACCCTGTCTTGCGTACGCGGACAGGTTGAGTCAATCACCTTTGTGTTTACCGACGGCACTATCCGCACGGTGCCTCAGCCGAAGGCAGTGGCCAGCCGCAACGCCTCCACCGCCCAGAGTTCGAATACCGACAAGATTCGTGGCGGACTCGGTTACCTGTCCGATCCGTATGGCATTCCTTGCATTGCCGGTGAGCGCCGCTCAAACGCCCAACAGTACCTTGGTAGCCAGAGCTTAATCACTGCCGCCGGCGCCGGTGTTGCCGCCTTGCTCGGGGATGAGCAGAACAACAACAGCGTGATCAGTTCGGGCGGCAGTACGCTCGGGGTCACCAGCAGCAGTAGCAATAGCGCGCTGAATTCAATTCTCAGCGGTGGGGTCAGCGACATCCGTGAGTGGATCAACAAACTCTATGGCGAGACCTTTGCTGCCGTGTACGTGCCACCGGCCGCCCAAGTCGCGCTGCACCTCGACCATGAAATTACCATCGACTACGAGCCCAAGGGCCGGAGTGTTCGCCATGAAAAAGATCATGCCTCCCTACCTAATCTGGATTAGCGTGTTCTGCTGGGGCCTGGCTGGGTGTTCCACCGACAAAGAAACGCTGCTGCCCCATGGCGAGCAAACCATGCTGGACATCTGGAACGGCGCCGGTTCGCAAGGCACTCAGCAGCAACTGTTAGATGCTCGGCAGCAGCTACGCCGCCCGCTGGCTCAGGCGGATTTCTCCGCGCTTCTCCAGGAACCGTATACGCGCACCGCAGCGAACGAGATCCACAATTTGTTCCCTCGCCTGCCCAATCCCGATCTGGTGCTGTACGTGTATCCGCACCTTAGTGGTACCGAACAGACACCGATCCCAGGTTACTCGACGGTCTTTCCGTTCTACCAACGGGTGCAGTACGCATTGCCGGGTGAACGTCAGGAAGACTTGTAGTGCGTACCGGCGATTCGGGCAGCCGCACTTCTGCGTGGAAAGCCTGGCGCCACCCATTGCGCCCTCGTGCCACCTTGGCCGATGAAGCTGCACTGTATGCACACAACCCCAGCTTCACCGATCATCTGCCTTGGGTCGAATACCTCGACACCGAGCAGTGTTTCCTGCTGGATGACAATCGCTCGGTGGGAGCGGTGTTCGAGTTACTGCCCATCGGTACCGAAGGGCGCGAACCCGATTGGCTGATGGCCGCCCGCGATGCACTCGAAGACGCCCTGCAGGATAGCTTTGACGAACTGGATCAAGCGCCTTGGGTGGCGCAGTTTTTCTGCCAGGACGACAACGATTTCACCCCTTACTTGACGCGGCTCACCGATTATATTCAGGACAGCGCGCGAGGTACGGTCTTCACCGAAACGTTTTTGGAACTCAGTCGTCGTCATCTGAAGGCCATCGCCAAGCCGGGAGGTCTGTTCGAGGACAAGGCCGTCACGCGCCTACCCTGGCGTGGCAATAACCGACGGGTGCGCCTGGTGATCTATCGCTGGCTTGAGTCTGGCGCTGAGGAGGCGGGACTTACCCCGGCGCAATCCCTGCAACAGGCTTGCGAACGTATCGTGGCTTCGTTGCAGGCATGCGGGGTGCAATCGGCGCGAGTCGATGGCCACGGTCTGTATGCTTGGTTGTTGCCCTGGTTCAATCCGGCGCCCAGGCTCACGGATGAAGCGCCCGAGGATTTCTACCAATGCGTGGCCTATCCGGAGTCAAGTGATGGCGAGTCGCTGGAGTTACCCTTCGACCACGACTTCTCCGAGCGGCTGTTTTTCAACGAACCGCGTTCGGATGTGCAACAGGGACTTTGGTACTTCGATGGACAACCCCATCGGGTCATGGTGGTGGACAAACTGCGGCGGCCTCCCTTGATTGGTCAACTCAATGGTGAAACTCGCAAGGGCGACGCGGTGAATGCGCTGTTCGACCAGTTACCCGAAGGCACGGTGATGAGTCTGACCCTGGTGGTCAAACCCCAAGATGTGCTCGAGGAGCAGCTGAACCGTCTGGCGCGCAAAGCCATCGGTGAAAACCTGGCCTCGACCCAGACCCGCCAGGATGTTGAAGAGGCTCGCGCGATCATCGGCCGTCAGCACAAGCTATACCGGGGCACCCTGGCATTTTACGTGCGCGGTCACGATGAACAGCAATTGCACCAGCGATCGGTCAGCCTGGCCAACGCGCTGTTGGGCGCGGGGCTGCAACCGGTACGCGAAGGCGATGAAGTGGCCGCCTGCAACAGTTATCTGCGTTGGTTGCCGATGGCTTACAACCCGGCCCGCGACACACGCAACTGGTACACCCGCCTGATGTTCGCCCAGCACCTGGCAAACCTGATTCCGGTGTGGGGCCGCAGCACTGGCACTGGCCACCCGGGCATCACTCTGTTCAATCGTGGTGGCTCGCCGTTGAGCTTCGATCCGTTGTCACGACTAGACCGGGCTATGAACGGCCATCTGCTGTTGTTCGGCCCGACCGGCGCCGGTAAGTCGGCCACCTTGGTCACCCTACTGATGCAGGTCATGGCGGTGTACCGCCCCCGCCTGTTTATCGTCGAGGCCGGTAACTCATTTGGCTTGCAGGGCGACTACTTCGCGATGCAAGACCTGTCGACGAACATGGTCCAATTGAAACCTGGTACCGCGATCAGCCTCGCCCCTTTCGCCGATGCCTCGCGCCTGGTCGAGCAGCCGGATCAGGTGGCGAGTCTGTCGATCGATGAGCTCGACGATGAGACGGTAGCCAGTAGCGAAAACCAACGCGACATTCTAGGCGAACTGGAAATCACTGCCCGCCTGATGATCACCGGCGGCGAGGCCAAGGAAGAGGCGCGCCTGAGTCGAGCCGATCGCAGCTTGATCCGCGAGTGCCTTCTGGATGCGGCGCAGACGTGCGTCGCGGCGGGTCACCAGGTACTGACTCGCGACGTGCGCGACGCCCTGCTGCGCGTCGCTGCTGACACGCGCTTGCCGGAGAAACGTCGTGAGCGTGCCCAGGAAATGGGTGAGTCCATCGACCTGTTTTGTCAGGGCTTCGAGGGTGAATTGTTCGATCGCGAGGGCGCACCTTGGCCCGAGAGCGATGTGACCATTGTCGACCTGGCCACTTACGCTCGCGAAGGCTACGAGGCACAGATGTCCATCAGCTACATCAGCCTGATGAACACCGTGAACAACCTTGCCGAGCGCGACCAGTACCTGGGGCGACCGATCATCATGGTCACCGACGAGGGCCATATCATCACCAAGAACCCCTTGCTGGCACCGTTCGTGGTCAAAGGCACGAAGATGTGGCGCAAGCTCGGTGCCTGGTTCTGGATGGCGACGCAAAACCTTGCCGACTTTCCCACTGCCGCGCAGACCATGCTCAACATGATCGAATGGTGGATTTGTTTGAACATGCCGCCCGCAGAGATTGAGGAAATCGCACGATTCAAAAAGCTCACATCGGCACAGAAAGCCTTGCTGCTCTCCGCCAGCAAGGAGCCGGGTAAATACACCGAGGGGGTCGTGCTGTCGAAGAAGCTCGAAACACTGTTTCGGGCCGTGCCGCCCAGTCTTTACCTCGCCCTGGCCATGACGGAGCCTGAGGAAAAGGCCGAGCGCTGGAGACTGATGCAGAGCACCGGCTGCTCGGAATTAGAAGCGGCTTACCGAGTAGCTGAACGGATCGATAAGATGCGAGGGATCAAGTGACACGGACATCATTAAATACCAACAGCGCGATTCACAATCCAGACGCCATCGCCTTCAATTTTGCCAACGATGCGATCTGAACCTGTCCGTATTTTAGAATTACCGCCCCCTCGCCTGCCATGGACTTGAGCTCAAGTGCAAGGGTTTGCCGGGTGATGCCAAGCATCATGGCCAGCGAGTCCTGAGTGATATTGAGGACATGACGCTCATTCAGCGACAAAGATGTATCGCCGTGGGCTAGGTGATCAAGTCGACGAGCGATGCGCATGCGGGTCGAACGCAGCATGCTGTCTTCGAGCATTTTGTAGACGAGACGAGAGTGCATGGCTTGCAGTGCCGCGATCGCCCGTGCGAAACCGTTGTTACTCATCAGGCGTTCGAAATCTGCGGGCTCAATGCAGCGCACTTCGACCGCAGTCACAGCGCTCATGTCGTGCATCCGCGGCAGTCCGTCGAGCAATGACGTCTCACCGAACCAATTACCCACTTCAAACACCGTCAAAATCGCTTCTTTGCCATCTTCCCCTAAGCTGGACACCTTAAGCGCGCCGTGGACCAATCCATAGAAACAGCCCGGCGCATCGCCTTGGCGAAGGAGAAACTCTCCGGGATTGAGACGCTGGATTCGGCTGTCGACGAGCATTTCCTGTTGCACGTCAGGTGCAAGGCCAGCGAACCACTGGTTCTCGGCCATCTGCTTCAGGAGTTGGTCGTAGGCAAGCATGGTTATCTCTCTTCTGTCAGCCGGCATAATGTAGTCCCACAAAGGTGCGCCTCCCAATCACCCTTCGTAAAAAACTCGCTGAATGCAAGATTCCTTGCAGTGTCCACCGGCTCAAAAAATTACCCTCCTTTTCAGCGTGCCACCTTGTATGGCACGGGTAGTCTTACCCTCGGCTTTTACGCAATGACCGCCCTCATGGCATTGGGTGGCCTGGTCATGCTGCGTAGTCCAACCCTTGCGTCATCCTGATTTCAACCTGGAGCAATCATGTATGTCATTCACAGATGAAGTTGTATGGATCACCGGCGCGTCCTCGGGTATCGGTGAAGGGTTGGCCGCGGCATTTTTGCGCGATGGCGCTTGGGTGATTCTTTCCGGGCGGCGCGTCAGTGAACTTGATCGAGTTGCAGCCCTGGCGCCGGATCGCACTCTCGTCCTACCGTTCGACACCACTGATTATGCCGCGCTTCCCGAATTAGTAGAGCGCGCCTGGAACTGGCGTGGCCGAGTAGACCGCTTGATCAACAACGCCGGCATCAGTCAAAGAAGCCTTGCGTTGGACACCGACCTAGCCGTCTATCGCCAGCTCATGGAGGTCAATTACGTTGCCCCCGTGGCGCTGACCCGACAGCTGCTACCGCTGATGGTTGAGCAGCGTAGCGGACAGATCGCAGTGGTCAGCTCGGTTGCCGGCAAAGTCGGCGCGCCACTGCGTTCGGGTTATTGCGGGGCAAAACATGCCGTCGTCGGTTACTTCGATGCCTTGCGCGCAGAAGTCGAAGAGGCCTATGGCATTCGCGTGAGTGTTATCCTGCCAGGATCAGTGCGGACGTCGATTGCGATTAACTCACTTGAAGGCAACGGTGCTTCGCGAGGCCGTTCCGATGACAATATTGAGCACGGTATGGCAGTGGAGACTGTTGCGGAGTTGATTCTGAACGGTTTGAAAAATAACAGTCGGGAAATTGTAGTGGCCGAAGGTATCGAGGCGATGGCTTTGCGGCTGCGCACCCAAGATCCGGAACAACTCTTCACTTTAACGGCCCGGGAGGGTACGCGTCTGGCGAAACTTCGTGAAGAGCTGGGGAGCGGCGTTTCCATGGATCCGGCTAAGCTTTAACTAAGCTAGAGACAGCCCGATCTTCTTGGGTCACGTGGCCAAGGCCGATTTTGCCCTCCAAATCGGATCACTAGATCATCACTCAACACTTTTTTTCTGCACTGCCGCTATACCGATGACGCATCGCACGCCGGATTTCAGCCGTTCGGCGCTTTTCCGTTGATAGACCTTCCTGCCCTAAAACGTCATCCAAATTGTCCAGTGGGTCATTGAAGGGCCTCGTACAGTTGGGCAAAATCCAGGGTCACCAGCCCCGAGCGGAGCGTTTTATGCCAGATATAGCTCCAGACGATGATCGCGCGCAAACCCAGGCCACAGGCGATGTGGTACTGGATCATCACCTGTGCTGGAAAAACCGGAACCTCGAAGGGGTTCTGGCTCATTACCATCCTGAAATTCAATACCACGATTTCTTTCAGAATCGAGTGGTGACGTTCGACGGACTACGTGAGTATCTGCAAGAGACAATGCCCCGTGGCTCCGACGAGAACATCGAGCACAGCGACCGTATCCGGGTCGATGGTGATACGGCGTTCATCCAGTATTGCATCACTCTTCGTGGTGGTCAGGGCTTGGTTTCGTTTCGCACCAGTGAGGCGATCACCGTGCGCGACGGTTTGATCTGGCGCGTCAATGAATATGCATCTCTGGTGCATGAGCATCCCACCAACCGCTCTCCCTCCCAGGCCATACGCCCAACGGTCAGCCGACTTGGTTTGTCGCCCCACCAGCTGGGCTATATGGCCAAAGACCTGCAACAGTACTTTCAAGATCAGCAACCCTACCTGGACCACGAGCTAGACTTACAACGGGTAGCCAAGGAATGTGGCTATAGCCGTAACCAAATTTCCTACCTGTTAAATCAGGTGCTAGGGCAAAGCTTTTATCGTTACGTCAACCATGCACGCCTGCAGCATTTGCTGGCGGCCTTGGACAAAACGCCACCTCCAATCCGCATAGATGAATTGGCATTCGCCGCCGGTTTCAATTCGCTATCGGCGTTCTACAGTTGCTTTCGTCAGCACACTGGGCTGTCGCCCAAGGCCTACGTCAAACAAATTTCTTGCGTGCACGCACGCAAGACACTCCCGGAGCCCAAACACTAAGATCACGCCATCAAGGTCGGATGGTGGAGCTGGGCATGCTGCAATGGCGCAATATCAGCTTATGGATGGACCAGCTGGAAGAGCCGCTGGTGGGTCGACCATCCTTGGAGCGCGACTTGGACGTCAACGTCGTGATCATCGGCGCTGGCTATACCGGGTTGTGGACCGCCTATTACCTCAAACGCCAGGCGCCTGAACTGAAGATTGCCATCATCGAAGCGCAAACCGCAGGCTTTGGCGCTTCGGGCCGCAACGGTGGCTGGCTGATGGGCAATCTGCTGGGTGAGAACCGTTTGCTCGCGGGTTTGTCTTTCGAGCAACGCCGCGCGTCCTTCGACTTACTGCACGGCATCCCCGATGAAGTGGCTCAGGTCATCGAACGCGAAGGCATTGATTGTGACTACCGCAAGGGTGGAGTGTTGTATTGCGCAGCCCGCTATCCGGAACAGGAGATTAGCCTACGCAAGCATCTCAATGATCTTTATGCCCAAGGCCTGACCGAAGCCGATTATCGCTGGTTGAGCCCACAGCAGTTGGCCGAGCAGATCCGCATCGCCAAACCTTACGGTGGCATCTTCGCGCCTCATGTCGCAACCCTTCATCCAGCCAAACTGGTTCGAGGCTTGGCACGGATAGTCGAGCAGATGGGGGTCAACATCTACGAGAACAGTCCAGTGACCCACTGGCAATCCGGCAGTTTGCGCACTGACAAAGCCGTAGTCCGCGCTTCCTGGGTAGTGCCTGCGGTCGAGGGCTATGCCCCAACTCTGCCGCCGTTGGGACGTTATCAATTGCCGGTGCAAAGCCTGATCGTCGCCACCGAGCAGTTGCCCGCCAACATTTGGGATGAAATTGGCCTAAGCCGAGGCCAAGCCTTTGGCGAAAGCAGCCGACAAGTCACCTATGGCCAGCGCTCAGCGGACAATCGTCTTGTGTTTGGGGCCCGTGGCGGCTATCAGTTTGCCGGTAAGTTGCGAGATAACTTTGACCTGACTGATAACGAAGTAGATCTGCGCCGCTATCTATTCGGCGAGCTGTTTCCTCAGCTCAAGGATGTTCGCATTACTCACGCCTGGGGCGGCAATCTAGCCATGTCACGTCGTTTCAGGCCGCACATGCTCTGTGACCACCGATCAGGCATTGCTTTGTCCGGCGGTTACGGCGGTGAGGGAGTAGGCGCCAGCAACCTCGGCGGTCGGACCCTGGCGGACCTGATCCTGGGTCTTGAGACGCCTCTAATTCGCCAGCCTTGGGTCATTCCCCAAGGCAATCTCGACACCCTAAAGGCCTGGGAACGGGAACCCTGCCGTTGGCTGGGCTACAGCGCGATTATTCATAGCTTTGTTCATGAAGACCAGATCCTGGCCAACCCCGGCACTGCGTCGTGGCGTCGACGCATGGCCAGTGGAATTGCCGGATTCATGGAAGGTTTCATGCAGTAAGTCGTCTCAACTACTACAGGTATGACCATGAATATCACTCACTTCAAAGATGCTCTAAGCAGTCACTTGCCATATTCATCCCCAGTCGCCGTGCCCTTGGGCGAGCCAGTGGCTGTGGCGTCCACCCTAAGCGTGGAACGCAGCGATGGCGTCGAAACCGGTATTTGGGAATGCACCCCCGGGCTCTGGCGGCGCCAAATCGTTAGCCAAGAGTTCTGCCACTTCGTCAAAGGCCGCTGCACTTTCACTCCAGACAATGGTGAAACCATACACATCGAAGCTGGCGACGCATTGATGCTGCCGGCCAACAGTGCTGGTATCTGGAACGTTCTGGAATCGGTGCGCAAGACCTATGTATTGATCCTCTAACTCTTTGATCGCCTGCCATAAAAACAGCCCTAAAATCGCCAGGAAACCAGATCATGAGAGCCATTGCGCTGTTACCCCTGTTGCTCATTACCACCCTCAGTCAAGCTACCGAGTCGGTTAGGATTTACAACTGGTCGGATTATATCGCGCCGGACACTACCAAGAACTTCGAGAAAGAGACTGGCATCGGGTTCACCTACGACGTCTACGACAGCAACGAAACCCTTGATGGAAAGTTGATGACCGGTAAATCCGGCTACGACGTGGTGTTCCCGTCCAACCACTTCATGGCCCGGCAGATCCAGGGCGGGGCGCTAAAGAAGCTCGACAAGAGCCAGTTGCCCAACTGGAAGAACCTCAACCCGATACTGCTCAAGGCCCTGGAAACCAATGACCCGGGGAATGCCCACGGTTTCCCGTATCTGTGGGGCAGTACTGGAATCGGTTACAACATTGATAAGGTCAAGGCGGCATTGGGTGACAACGCCCCGGTGGACTCTTGGGACCTGATCTTCAAGCCCGAGAACATGGCCAAATTGCAGAAATGTGGGGTGGCGATCCTCGACAACGGCCCGGAACTACTACCGGCCGCGTTGAACTATCTGGGCTTGCCACACCACAGTAAAAAAGCCGAGGACTACAAAAAGGCTGAGGACCTGCTGATGAAAGTGCGTCCTTACGTGGCGTACTTCCATTCCTCGAAATACACCGCCGACTTGGCTAATGGCGATATCTGCGTGGCCGTCGGCTTCTCCGGCGACATCCTGCAGGCTGAAAGCCGCGCGAAGGAAGCCAAGAACGGTGTGAACATCGGCTACAACATTCCCAAGGAAGGCGCCGCCATCTGGTTCGACATGGTCGCCATGCCCGCCGAAGCCCCTAACGAACAAGCCGGCTACGCATTCATGAACTATCTGCTACGCCCGGAAGTGATGGCCGATATCACTAATTACGTACATTACGCCAATGGCAATGCGGCAGCTGACAAGTTGGTAGACCCGGCGATCAAGAGCGATACCAAGGTCTACCCTAACCCTGAAATGATGGGCAAATTATTTTCTCTGGAAGCCATGCCAATGGATATCGACAGAATCCGTACACGGTCGTGGAATAAGATACGTACAGGTAGCTAAGGACGGAGCAGAGCGAGTGCGGGAGCGAGAGTACTTTTGATGATGACATGGACGTCTAGCACCTCAAGTTTGCCTAAACCGACGATCCTGCGTTCGGCTTTCTTACTGACACCCCTATCTCGATTATTGAACCTGTCCAGGCCATACAACCAGAGCCTGGATCATGTCTGCTGCCTGCCCGCACATTTCGCCCCAGAAGTTACATCCTTTGGTGCTGAGCATTCTGCTGGCATCCGGGTCAAGCGTGGCGCTGGATACCGACAGCATTACCGCCTCCGTACTTTCTCCAGACTGCCTCGAGTACAGAGTCGTCGGCATCTGCTTCTGGTTGCTCTGCACCCCCTTCGGCTGCACGGTTAAAACTTCAACCAAGGTCCGTCATTTCATTCCTGAACTGGTGGTCTCGAGCTATACCACCACCGGCAGCAATCCGTGGACCGAGATGGCCGCTCTCTCCTCTCCCATCAGCGGTGCGGAAGGTGGCGGTAACCTGATCACGCCGAACACCCAGCGCGATAACCTGCCTCGTTTCAAAAATGTTGATGGCATTGGCCATCCCGGAGGCTGGGCCGCCACGCAACTGGCTTCTCAGTCCGGCTATGCCTGCGCCAGCGGCGCCACAGCGTTCATGCCCTACTACCTGAGCACTTTGGACTCACTGGCCTGGCGTCATGGCATCCCGGAAAGCCTTTACCCCGAGTCGCTCGTGCCTGGGATCCGTGAAATCGGTCGTCAGCTCGCGGGAAACATGTGGGGCAACGTCTATCCCCGGCAAGGATTTTTGGTGCAACCCGACGACTTCAAAGCCGCTGCGGTAATGGCGCAGCGGGCGGGTGATGTCATTACCCGCAACTGGCAACCGCACGTGTATTTCCCGCTCATACCCGTACCACGCGATGGTTATTGGCCGCCTGGCCCAATCGTTGAAAACGAAGCTTCGAGCCACAAATGGCAATTGCTCTCCCCTCTGGTTCAGCCAACATGTGCCATCTTCCCCAGCGATCCGGTGCAGAGCGCGGATGGCGGCTACGCCTGGTCTCTGTGGCGCCCCTATAGCTGCTGCAAGCGTGAGGGACAGACCTTCCTGTTCAGCATCGACTTCGAAGGTGGTGCTTCATGAGTCCGCTTCTTACAGGACCATGGTTGGGCCCGATGAGTTTGTTGCTCTGCGGGCTGCTCGCCGTGGCCACGCATGCCGACGCCGCCGAGGACGATTACCGTCTAGGCACTCAAGGTGAGGTGCTCGACGACCGGGTGATGTACACCATCGGTGGCGGCTCGGCAGCGGGCTCGCCGAGCTCGCTCTATCGCCCCAACGGGCTCGGTGTCGGCGGATCCTGGCAAGCAAACATGATGTGCGGAAACATGAGCCTCACCAACACTCTGCAAAACCAACTAAACGGCGTCACCGAAGGTTTCCAGCAGATTATGGGCAGCATCGTGCAGAACGCGACCCAAGCAGTCATGTCACTGCCGGCGCTGATTATTCAGCGCGCCAATCCCGGTCTCTATGAATTGCTCAGTAATGGGGTGCTGCAGGGACGTATCGACTTCGACCGCTCCAAACTGACCTGCCAAGCCATGGCTGAGAAGATGGCGGACAAGGTCGGTCAAGCCGGCTGGGGCGCATTGGCCA
This window encodes:
- a CDS encoding TIGR03752 family integrating conjugative element protein, whose amino-acid sequence is MKANALLKWLVPAALLAVVLIILKTWVAGSSTPSPANPVDQGDIQLSAEQAKSLGIAGDTPRDTVATLIGQVKAMRSDMLGLKKHNDSLLTENNRLRERENSVDSRIQTALGSVTQQVDEGRRQANEARLKAEQDSRQARGLLTQLQEQLSGLTGKDKDMPIGLGLEPNDGAQFEGQHSTNDALQWIEPSDALPTTPQGKTKTAADLSLPTAFNSLEGLKDNAIDRSQKQLREATKGERDLSRSADRTEDAKPIYTIPENATLMGSVAMTALIGRVPVDGTVNDPYPFKVLVGPENLTANGIDLPDVAGAVMSGTASGDWTLSCVRGQVESITFVFTDGTIRTVPQPKAVASRNASTAQSSNTDKIRGGLGYLSDPYGIPCIAGERRSNAQQYLGSQSLITAAGAGVAALLGDEQNNNSVISSGGSTLGVTSSSSNSALNSILSGGVSDIREWINKLYGETFAAVYVPPAAQVALHLDHEITIDYEPKGRSVRHEKDHASLPNLD
- a CDS encoding TIGR03751 family conjugal transfer lipoprotein, whose translation is MKKIMPPYLIWISVFCWGLAGCSTDKETLLPHGEQTMLDIWNGAGSQGTQQQLLDARQQLRRPLAQADFSALLQEPYTRTAANEIHNLFPRLPNPDLVLYVYPHLSGTEQTPIPGYSTVFPFYQRVQYALPGERQEDL
- a CDS encoding conjugative transfer ATPase, coding for MRTGDSGSRTSAWKAWRHPLRPRATLADEAALYAHNPSFTDHLPWVEYLDTEQCFLLDDNRSVGAVFELLPIGTEGREPDWLMAARDALEDALQDSFDELDQAPWVAQFFCQDDNDFTPYLTRLTDYIQDSARGTVFTETFLELSRRHLKAIAKPGGLFEDKAVTRLPWRGNNRRVRLVIYRWLESGAEEAGLTPAQSLQQACERIVASLQACGVQSARVDGHGLYAWLLPWFNPAPRLTDEAPEDFYQCVAYPESSDGESLELPFDHDFSERLFFNEPRSDVQQGLWYFDGQPHRVMVVDKLRRPPLIGQLNGETRKGDAVNALFDQLPEGTVMSLTLVVKPQDVLEEQLNRLARKAIGENLASTQTRQDVEEARAIIGRQHKLYRGTLAFYVRGHDEQQLHQRSVSLANALLGAGLQPVREGDEVAACNSYLRWLPMAYNPARDTRNWYTRLMFAQHLANLIPVWGRSTGTGHPGITLFNRGGSPLSFDPLSRLDRAMNGHLLLFGPTGAGKSATLVTLLMQVMAVYRPRLFIVEAGNSFGLQGDYFAMQDLSTNMVQLKPGTAISLAPFADASRLVEQPDQVASLSIDELDDETVASSENQRDILGELEITARLMITGGEAKEEARLSRADRSLIRECLLDAAQTCVAAGHQVLTRDVRDALLRVAADTRLPEKRRERAQEMGESIDLFCQGFEGELFDREGAPWPESDVTIVDLATYAREGYEAQMSISYISLMNTVNNLAERDQYLGRPIIMVTDEGHIITKNPLLAPFVVKGTKMWRKLGAWFWMATQNLADFPTAAQTMLNMIEWWICLNMPPAEIEEIARFKKLTSAQKALLLSASKEPGKYTEGVVLSKKLETLFRAVPPSLYLALAMTEPEEKAERWRLMQSTGCSELEAAYRVAERIDKMRGIK
- a CDS encoding Crp/Fnr family transcriptional regulator, translated to MLAYDQLLKQMAENQWFAGLAPDVQQEMLVDSRIQRLNPGEFLLRQGDAPGCFYGLVHGALKVSSLGEDGKEAILTVFEVGNWFGETSLLDGLPRMHDMSAVTAVEVRCIEPADFERLMSNNGFARAIAALQAMHSRLVYKMLEDSMLRSTRMRIARRLDHLAHGDTSLSLNERHVLNITQDSLAMMLGITRQTLALELKSMAGEGAVILKYGQVQIASLAKLKAMASGL
- a CDS encoding SDR family NAD(P)-dependent oxidoreductase is translated as MSFTDEVVWITGASSGIGEGLAAAFLRDGAWVILSGRRVSELDRVAALAPDRTLVLPFDTTDYAALPELVERAWNWRGRVDRLINNAGISQRSLALDTDLAVYRQLMEVNYVAPVALTRQLLPLMVEQRSGQIAVVSSVAGKVGAPLRSGYCGAKHAVVGYFDALRAEVEEAYGIRVSVILPGSVRTSIAINSLEGNGASRGRSDDNIEHGMAVETVAELILNGLKNNSREIVVAEGIEAMALRLRTQDPEQLFTLTAREGTRLAKLREELGSGVSMDPAKL
- a CDS encoding NAD(P)/FAD-dependent oxidoreductase — encoded protein: MLQWRNISLWMDQLEEPLVGRPSLERDLDVNVVIIGAGYTGLWTAYYLKRQAPELKIAIIEAQTAGFGASGRNGGWLMGNLLGENRLLAGLSFEQRRASFDLLHGIPDEVAQVIEREGIDCDYRKGGVLYCAARYPEQEISLRKHLNDLYAQGLTEADYRWLSPQQLAEQIRIAKPYGGIFAPHVATLHPAKLVRGLARIVEQMGVNIYENSPVTHWQSGSLRTDKAVVRASWVVPAVEGYAPTLPPLGRYQLPVQSLIVATEQLPANIWDEIGLSRGQAFGESSRQVTYGQRSADNRLVFGARGGYQFAGKLRDNFDLTDNEVDLRRYLFGELFPQLKDVRITHAWGGNLAMSRRFRPHMLCDHRSGIALSGGYGGEGVGASNLGGRTLADLILGLETPLIRQPWVIPQGNLDTLKAWEREPCRWLGYSAIIHSFVHEDQILANPGTASWRRRMASGIAGFMEGFMQ
- a CDS encoding cupin domain-containing protein encodes the protein MNITHFKDALSSHLPYSSPVAVPLGEPVAVASTLSVERSDGVETGIWECTPGLWRRQIVSQEFCHFVKGRCTFTPDNGETIHIEAGDALMLPANSAGIWNVLESVRKTYVLIL
- a CDS encoding polyamine ABC transporter substrate-binding protein, whose translation is MRAIALLPLLLITTLSQATESVRIYNWSDYIAPDTTKNFEKETGIGFTYDVYDSNETLDGKLMTGKSGYDVVFPSNHFMARQIQGGALKKLDKSQLPNWKNLNPILLKALETNDPGNAHGFPYLWGSTGIGYNIDKVKAALGDNAPVDSWDLIFKPENMAKLQKCGVAILDNGPELLPAALNYLGLPHHSKKAEDYKKAEDLLMKVRPYVAYFHSSKYTADLANGDICVAVGFSGDILQAESRAKEAKNGVNIGYNIPKEGAAIWFDMVAMPAEAPNEQAGYAFMNYLLRPEVMADITNYVHYANGNAAADKLVDPAIKSDTKVYPNPEMMGKLFSLEAMPMDIDRIRTRSWNKIRTGS
- a CDS encoding TIGR03756 family integrating conjugative element protein, with the translated sequence MSAACPHISPQKLHPLVLSILLASGSSVALDTDSITASVLSPDCLEYRVVGICFWLLCTPFGCTVKTSTKVRHFIPELVVSSYTTTGSNPWTEMAALSSPISGAEGGGNLITPNTQRDNLPRFKNVDGIGHPGGWAATQLASQSGYACASGATAFMPYYLSTLDSLAWRHGIPESLYPESLVPGIREIGRQLAGNMWGNVYPRQGFLVQPDDFKAAAVMAQRAGDVITRNWQPHVYFPLIPVPRDGYWPPGPIVENEASSHKWQLLSPLVQPTCAIFPSDPVQSADGGYAWSLWRPYSCCKREGQTFLFSIDFEGGAS